One segment of Brienomyrus brachyistius isolate T26 unplaced genomic scaffold, BBRACH_0.4 scaffold38, whole genome shotgun sequence DNA contains the following:
- the LOC125722435 gene encoding kelch-like protein 10, which produces MMAHDMERVLMSPAFEVFNKLRLAGQLCDVVLTADGVQFNAHRVILCGCSSYFQALFASDWSDSGKREYQLPGISPETLRQVIEYAYTYSVVITADNVENLLAAADYLSVLGIVQRCCDFLHEHLCLDNCVGLVKIGDVYCLNELHQSAFKFLLKNFKEVAITSNEFLELTLEELCDIMERDELNVREEDVVFHAILRWIEHEPATREAHISVLLPKVRMARMDPEYFMKIVKNNDLVKANAACRRIISDVLKVIYDLDDESPLSDFENPLIRPRLPSDVLLAVGGWNMGTTNCIDAYDTRADRWVDITQEEQSNLAGHGMVYHDGFVYCIGGFDGQHLINTVRRYDPITRAWQQMAPMHWHRCNVSVVVLDGFIYAMGGHIGFRPLNKVERYNPVTNEWTQIEPMNERRSDASATTLNGKIYICGGFNGTESLSTVECFDPLTNEWSLITPMSTPRHSLGVTAYRGKIYAVGGINRPDDLQTMEVYDPTTNRWHAVAPMSTPRSEFGIAVVDDLLFVMGGHDGFRVTNKVECYDAGTGSWYRAQDMSRARKHFSCCVVPAHPRIIKYASPR; this is translated from the exons atgatggcacacgacatggagcgagtactgatgtccccggcTTTCGAAGTGTTCAACAAGCTTCGGCTCGCAGGGCAGCTTTGTGACGTGGTTCTTACCGCAGACGGTGTTCAGTTCAACGCCCATAGAgtgattctgtgtggctgtagctcctacttcca ggctctgttcgccagtgactggagtgattcaggaaagcgggagtaccaactcccaggcatttcccctgAAACATTGAGGCAGGTCATCGAGTAcgcctacacgtactctgtggtcatcacagctgacaatgtggagaacctcctggcagctgctgattatctcagtgtcctgggcatcgtgcagcgctgctgtgaCTTCCTGCATGAGCATCTCTGCCTTGACAACTGTGTTGGGCTTGTCAAAATCGGAGATGTCTACTGCCTCAatgagctgcaccagtctgcattcaaattcctcctgaagaacttcaaggaggttgccatcacaTCAAACGAGTTCCTAGAACTCACGCTCGAAGAACTTTGTGACATCATGGAGCGGGATGAActgaatgtcagagaagaggatgtggtgtttcacgccatcctccggtggatcgagcacgagcctgccacccgagaggcccacatttcagttctgttgcccaag gttcgcatggctcgtatggatccagaatatttcatgaagatcgtcaaaaacaacgatctagtgaaggccaatgcggcgtgcaggcGAATTATCAGCGATGTCTTAAAGGTCATCTATGATCTTGATGATGAAAGTCCACTCTCTGACTTTGAGAACCCGCTGATCCGCCCACGCTTGCCCTCTGACGTTTTGCTGGCTGTCGGTGGATGGAACATGGGCACTACTAACTGCATCGATGCGTATGACACacgggccgaccgctgggtggatatcacgcaggaggagcagagcaaCCTAGCTGGTCATGGCATGGTGTACCATGATGgatttgtgtactgcattggGGGGTTTGATGGCCAACACCTCATTAATACCGTGCGCAGATATGACCCGATAACACGAGCATGGCAGCAGATGGCCCCCATGCACTGGCATCGCTGTAATGTTAGTGTGGTTGTGCTCGATGGGTTCATCTACGCCATGGGTGGCCATATTGGTTTCAGGCCCCTCAACAAAGTTGAGCGGTACAACCCAGTAACCAACGAATGGACCCAGATCGAGCCCATGAATGAGAGGAGAAgcgatgccagtgccaccaccctgaatggcaag ATATACATCTGTGGGGGCTTCAATGGAACAGAGAGCCTTTCTACAGTGGAGTGCTTTGACCCCCTCACTAATGAATGGAGCTTGATCACTCCAATGAGCACTCCCCGTCACAGCCTTGGAGTCACGGCGTATAGAGGGAAgatctatgcg GTGGGCGGTATCAACAGGCCTGATGACCTGCAGACCATGGAGGTCTATGACCCTACCACAAACCGCTGGcatgctgtggcccccatgtccacaccgcgcagtgaatttggcatcgcagtggtggacgaccTCCTGTTTGTGATGGGCGGCCACGATGGGTTTAGGGTAACTAACAAGGTCGAGTGTTAtgatgcggggacaggcagctggtatcgtgcgcaggacatgagcagagccagaaaacacttcagctgctgcgtagtgcctgcgcacccccgcatcaTAAAATACGCTTCACCTCGTTAG